From one Chryseobacterium sp. 3008163 genomic stretch:
- a CDS encoding IS1595 family transposase: protein MINTDIKSVLQLLNTFSTEEKCIEHLEQMRWGGIIVSPFDSSSAVYKCKGDRYRCKNTGKYFNVKTGSMFENTKISLRKWFLAIWLVTSHKKGISSIQLSKDIDVTQKTAWFVLQRIRACFGIENNNELEGIVECDETFIGGKNKNRHKDKKVHNSQGRSFKDKTPVMGMLQRDGKMNAFVVPDTKRISIQPLICRLVNPETTILISDEWHGYTGLNKYYDHKIIDHSKKEYVSLQDSNIHTNNIEGSWNILKKSVSGMYNHVSRKHLQKYVDEFVYRFNLRKTPDNEKFKHLLVNSDVRTKYKDLAA, encoded by the coding sequence ATGATAAACACAGATATTAAATCGGTATTACAGCTACTTAATACCTTTTCTACAGAGGAAAAATGCATTGAACATTTAGAACAAATGAGATGGGGCGGCATTATTGTCAGTCCTTTTGATTCATCGTCGGCTGTTTATAAATGTAAAGGAGATAGGTATAGATGTAAAAATACTGGTAAATATTTCAATGTTAAAACAGGATCAATGTTTGAAAACACAAAGATCAGTTTACGTAAATGGTTCTTGGCAATCTGGCTTGTAACTTCACATAAAAAAGGAATTAGTTCTATTCAGCTTTCAAAAGATATTGACGTTACACAGAAGACAGCCTGGTTTGTACTTCAAAGAATCAGAGCTTGTTTCGGAATAGAAAACAATAATGAACTTGAAGGAATAGTAGAATGTGACGAAACTTTTATCGGAGGGAAAAATAAAAACAGACACAAGGATAAGAAAGTACATAATTCTCAAGGTAGAAGCTTTAAAGACAAAACACCTGTAATGGGAATGCTGCAGAGGGACGGAAAGATGAACGCATTTGTAGTTCCGGACACAAAGAGAATTAGTATACAGCCATTAATTTGTAGGTTGGTAAATCCTGAAACTACAATACTGATCAGTGATGAATGGCATGGGTATACCGGATTAAACAAATATTACGACCATAAGATAATCGATCATTCCAAAAAAGAATACGTAAGTTTACAGGATAGTAATATTCACACAAACAATATAGAGGGAAGTTGGAATATTTTAAAGAAGAGCGTTTCCGGAATGTATAATCACGTTTCTCGAAAACACCTTCAAAAATATGTAGACGAGTTTGTTTACAGATTCAATTTAAGAAAGACTCCGGATAATGAAAAGTTCAAACATTTATTAGTAAATAGTGATGTGAGAACAAAGTATAAAGACTTAGCAGCTTAA
- a CDS encoding GNAT family N-acetyltransferase, protein MEINKLDNPTWHSLNETHKDFAVEFDGIKFYHPDYCPFGGFLNSDKTATGIGEYASLTNNFFVVGDQPNNNDTVRLNNELVCNQMVLDTQIDLEIKERIVELQTAIHKADLFNLVNLVQPGYFKNKTSDLGNYFGIYKDDKLVAVTGERMKMDAYTELSAIVTHPDFTGKGYAKQLIKFASDKIFDEQKIPYLHVANTNIGAIKLYEKLGFQTRREISFWNFITK, encoded by the coding sequence ATGGAAATCAATAAATTAGACAATCCAACCTGGCATTCTTTGAACGAAACCCATAAAGATTTTGCGGTAGAGTTTGATGGCATCAAGTTTTATCATCCTGATTACTGTCCTTTCGGAGGCTTTTTAAATTCAGACAAAACCGCAACCGGAATTGGAGAATATGCTTCGTTAACGAACAATTTTTTCGTAGTAGGTGACCAACCAAATAATAATGATACAGTTCGGCTGAACAACGAACTGGTCTGCAATCAGATGGTTCTTGATACACAAATTGACCTGGAAATAAAGGAGCGCATCGTTGAACTTCAAACAGCAATTCATAAGGCTGATTTATTTAACCTTGTGAATTTGGTTCAACCTGGTTATTTTAAAAACAAAACATCAGATTTAGGCAATTATTTTGGCATCTATAAGGATGATAAGCTAGTTGCGGTAACTGGCGAACGAATGAAAATGGATGCATATACCGAACTAAGTGCTATCGTTACACACCCCGATTTCACAGGAAAAGGCTATGCAAAACAGTTGATAAAATTTGCAAGCGACAAAATTTTCGACGAACAAAAAATCCCGTATTTACACGTTGCCAACACCAATATCGGAGCCATAAAATTATATGAAAAGCTAGGTTTTCAAACCAGAAGGGAAATCAGTTTTTGGAATTTTATTACAAAATAG
- a CDS encoding ASCH domain-containing protein, whose translation MSKLIIPFILITLMSCDQNKKTIITSNKNNYETINSMTEYWKEFQKNNSEYTNVEQPQSFFFCDNKREADECADLVVQKIKQATSPSVWWFKKNNEPFPKIGDIAIVTNWDGEPKAIIKTIKVEIVKFKDITPEYAQIEGEGDKTLDYWKKAHWDYYTNEMKEFNEYPSEEMEIVCEYFETIW comes from the coding sequence GTGTCAAAATTAATAATTCCTTTTATTTTAATAACCTTAATGTCTTGCGATCAAAATAAAAAGACAATAATTACGAGTAACAAAAATAATTATGAAACCATAAATTCTATGACAGAATATTGGAAAGAATTTCAAAAAAACAATAGTGAATATACTAATGTTGAGCAACCTCAATCTTTTTTCTTTTGTGATAATAAAAGAGAGGCTGATGAATGTGCCGACTTAGTTGTTCAAAAAATTAAACAAGCTACCTCACCATCTGTATGGTGGTTTAAGAAAAATAATGAACCATTTCCAAAAATTGGAGATATTGCTATTGTTACAAATTGGGATGGAGAACCTAAAGCAATAATAAAGACAATAAAAGTAGAAATAGTTAAATTTAAAGATATTACACCAGAATACGCTCAAATTGAAGGGGAAGGAGATAAAACATTGGATTATTGGAAAAAAGCACATTGGGATTATTACACTAATGAAATGAAAGAATTCAATGAATATCCGAGCGAAGAAATGGAAATTGTATGCGAATATTTTGAAACTATTTGGTGA
- a CDS encoding heavy-metal-associated domain-containing protein, which yields MENTNLQFKTNINCSSCVAKVTPFLNDAEGIGQWEVDTANREKILTLKSEGITEQKVIEAVQKAGFKIEPIK from the coding sequence ATGGAAAATACGAATTTACAATTCAAGACAAATATCAATTGCAGCAGCTGCGTAGCAAAAGTAACCCCTTTCTTAAATGATGCCGAAGGTATCGGACAATGGGAAGTGGACACTGCGAATAGAGAAAAAATCCTCACCTTGAAATCTGAAGGAATTACTGAACAAAAAGTGATAGAAGCAGTTCAAAAAGCAGGTTTCAAAATTGAACCCATAAAATAG
- a CDS encoding ClbS/DfsB family four-helix bundle protein, giving the protein MLNRAIANLSNRIIKMAVPTNKEELQKTIVENFSKLDKELSTIPYDMTSLQELEGHSKGTLMSINNLVSYLIGWGELVLKWNKKIDNKEIVDFPETGYKWNELGKLAQKFYVDYKDDDFNILTEKLNKNVEQILELIENKSNKELYEVSWYEKWTLGRMIQFNTASPYTNARGRIRKWKKGQNIK; this is encoded by the coding sequence ATGTTGAATAGAGCAATCGCAAATTTATCCAATAGAATTATAAAAATGGCTGTTCCAACCAATAAAGAAGAATTACAAAAAACGATTGTTGAGAATTTTTCCAAATTAGATAAAGAATTATCTACAATTCCTTACGATATGACCAGCCTTCAAGAATTGGAAGGGCATTCTAAAGGAACATTAATGAGCATCAATAATTTGGTTTCCTATCTTATCGGTTGGGGAGAATTGGTTTTGAAATGGAACAAGAAGATAGATAATAAAGAAATTGTTGATTTTCCAGAAACAGGTTACAAATGGAACGAACTTGGAAAACTTGCCCAAAAATTCTATGTAGATTATAAAGATGATGACTTCAATATTTTAACTGAAAAATTGAACAAAAACGTTGAACAGATTTTAGAATTGATAGAAAACAAATCGAATAAGGAACTTTACGAAGTAAGCTGGTACGAAAAATGGACTTTGGGAAGAATGATACAATTCAATACGGCTTCGCCTTACACCAACGCAAGAGGAAGAATTCGTAAATGGAAAAAGGGACAAAACATAAAATAA
- a CDS encoding heavy metal-binding domain-containing protein, translating into MKKVINTLLGVTVCLVTLSACNNVENKKNKDMTTHEHTDKESVYACPMHPEVTGKQGEKCTKCGMDLKAVNAENTVAYEVQLTTSPQNVEAGKPTQLTLAVKQNEKIVPLDISHEMKLHLMVVSEDLNWFRHIHPEEQKDDAYAITETFPTGGKYLLFSDFKPSGGEQTLNKQEIDVQGKSNPVNNDISTKYISKVDGFTATLLNGSDFKTNKTQHLEISIEKDGKKLIEKDLQQYLGASAHIVMIGKVGKEFLHIHPVSDSRFPVFAQTQIEKAGIYRMWAQFKIDGKVHTADFTVDVTEGKKGENEEKSHAHQH; encoded by the coding sequence ATGAAAAAGGTAATCAATACATTGTTGGGCGTAACGGTTTGCTTAGTTACTTTATCGGCCTGTAACAATGTGGAAAATAAAAAAAATAAAGATATGACAACTCACGAGCACACAGACAAAGAAAGCGTTTACGCTTGCCCGATGCACCCGGAAGTAACCGGAAAACAAGGAGAAAAATGCACTAAATGTGGAATGGATTTGAAAGCAGTTAATGCTGAAAATACAGTTGCGTATGAGGTGCAGTTAACTACTTCTCCACAAAATGTGGAAGCTGGAAAACCAACTCAATTGACACTTGCTGTTAAGCAAAACGAAAAAATAGTACCACTTGATATTTCACACGAGATGAAATTACATTTAATGGTGGTAAGTGAAGATTTAAACTGGTTTCGCCACATCCATCCGGAAGAGCAGAAAGACGATGCGTATGCGATTACGGAAACATTCCCGACTGGTGGAAAGTATCTGCTGTTTTCTGATTTTAAACCGAGCGGTGGTGAACAAACTTTGAACAAGCAGGAAATTGATGTGCAGGGAAAAAGCAACCCGGTTAATAATGATATTTCGACTAAGTATATCTCAAAAGTTGATGGATTTACCGCAACCCTTCTTAATGGAAGCGACTTTAAAACCAACAAAACACAGCACCTGGAAATTTCCATCGAAAAAGACGGAAAGAAATTAATCGAAAAGGATTTGCAGCAATATTTAGGCGCTTCTGCCCATATCGTAATGATTGGCAAAGTTGGCAAAGAATTTCTGCATATTCATCCGGTATCAGACAGCCGTTTTCCAGTTTTTGCACAGACACAAATCGAAAAGGCTGGAATTTACAGAATGTGGGCACAGTTTAAAATAGATGGAAAAGTGCATACAGCAGATTTTACAGTTGATGTTACCGAAGGAAAAAAAGGCGAAAACGAAGAAAAGTCGCATGCACATCAACACTAA